One window of Nocardia sp. NBC_00508 genomic DNA carries:
- a CDS encoding AMP-binding protein, whose protein sequence is MITEAVRGIWARELGFTDFSDEDDFFVLGGDSLTMARIQEAFIDHFDIEVPMDELFRRATVESISDHLTSLHPYPQVNYGLAETLRNTDEQFASSAPSAEVRAAAGDPDLSAAQMIETYLRGYADRPALGHRRSGSFDVITYRQFHSSINCLRARWSAPSGGGLRAGDFVATLGFTSADYAVVDLACTLSGFVTVPLHNTFDAHQIVPILRETAPRVLAVSVESLPVAIEALAGNSTVERVVVFDYVPEDDGHRAALARARTRLGAVRPELTLTSLPDEIAAGNDHAPPPPVYVPDGEDTLATIIYTSGSTGTPKGAMFPTSWIKHYWRRSVGRPDPSVPALHLQNLPLSFLGGRQWLASTLSNGGTGYFTAGSDNSTFLEDLALVRPTELVMVPKLCGEIFRLFQNEQSRLRELGIEQAAATESAMRTIRVDVLGGRVVTACCGGAPLSATIRDFVQECLGIQVVDGYGSTEAGTTVTENGRILPAVVDYKLVDVLDSGYTTADRPHPRGELYIKSVCAFSGYYRRPEDTAEVFDADGFYKTGDIMAEVSPGRLTYIDRASNILKLAAVGFVSVSKLEAIYSGAPELRQIYIYGNSAQPFLLAVVVPNRDFVEPGNCKNEISAALRRVAADNALAFYEIPRDFLVEPQDFTRTNGLLSSSGKLLRPALKEQYGKRLESLYSEL, encoded by the coding sequence TTGATTACAGAGGCCGTACGCGGTATCTGGGCTCGCGAGCTGGGGTTCACCGATTTCTCCGACGAGGACGACTTCTTCGTTCTCGGCGGTGATTCGCTGACCATGGCCAGGATCCAGGAAGCGTTCATCGATCATTTCGATATAGAGGTACCGATGGACGAATTGTTCCGGCGGGCAACCGTCGAATCGATCAGTGATCATCTGACTTCGCTCCACCCCTACCCGCAGGTGAATTACGGCCTCGCCGAGACCCTTCGGAACACCGACGAACAGTTCGCCTCGTCCGCACCGTCGGCAGAGGTGAGGGCGGCCGCCGGTGATCCGGATCTGAGTGCCGCGCAGATGATCGAGACCTACCTTCGCGGTTACGCGGACCGTCCCGCCTTGGGGCACCGAAGATCCGGCTCTTTCGACGTCATCACCTATCGGCAATTCCATTCTTCGATCAACTGTCTGCGAGCCCGCTGGTCCGCTCCGTCCGGTGGCGGATTGCGCGCCGGTGATTTCGTCGCCACGCTCGGATTCACCAGTGCCGACTATGCTGTCGTCGACCTGGCGTGCACGCTCTCCGGATTTGTCACGGTGCCGCTGCACAATACGTTCGACGCTCATCAGATCGTGCCGATCCTTCGCGAAACCGCACCCAGAGTGCTCGCGGTCAGCGTCGAATCGCTGCCGGTGGCAATAGAGGCACTCGCCGGGAATTCGACGGTGGAGCGTGTCGTCGTTTTCGACTACGTCCCGGAGGACGACGGTCATCGGGCCGCGCTCGCACGTGCTCGAACCCGCCTCGGCGCGGTGCGACCGGAACTGACGCTGACCTCGCTACCGGACGAGATCGCCGCCGGGAACGACCACGCGCCACCCCCGCCGGTGTATGTGCCCGACGGCGAAGACACCCTGGCCACGATCATCTACACCTCCGGAAGCACCGGTACGCCGAAGGGCGCGATGTTCCCGACGAGCTGGATCAAGCACTACTGGCGACGATCCGTCGGCCGCCCCGACCCGTCCGTCCCCGCCCTGCATCTGCAGAATCTGCCACTGAGCTTCCTCGGCGGGCGGCAATGGCTGGCATCGACCCTGTCCAACGGCGGCACCGGGTATTTCACCGCCGGGAGCGACAATTCCACGTTTCTCGAAGATCTCGCACTCGTGCGGCCGACCGAATTGGTGATGGTCCCCAAGCTGTGCGGCGAAATCTTCCGGCTGTTCCAGAACGAGCAGAGCCGGCTCCGCGAGCTCGGAATCGAGCAGGCGGCCGCGACCGAGTCCGCGATGCGAACGATCCGGGTCGATGTGCTCGGGGGACGCGTGGTCACCGCATGCTGTGGGGGCGCGCCGCTTTCGGCGACGATCCGGGATTTCGTGCAGGAATGCCTGGGCATCCAGGTCGTCGACGGTTACGGTTCGACGGAAGCCGGGACCACGGTCACGGAGAACGGCCGGATACTGCCCGCGGTGGTCGACTACAAGCTCGTCGACGTGCTGGACAGCGGCTACACGACGGCAGACCGACCACACCCGCGCGGCGAACTGTACATCAAGTCCGTCTGCGCTTTCAGCGGCTACTACCGGCGCCCGGAGGACACCGCCGAGGTCTTCGACGCCGACGGCTTCTACAAGACGGGCGATATCATGGCCGAGGTGTCACCCGGCCGCCTCACCTACATCGATCGAGCGTCGAATATTCTCAAACTCGCGGCCGTGGGTTTCGTGTCGGTGTCCAAGCTGGAGGCAATCTACTCCGGCGCGCCCGAATTGCGCCAGATCTACATCTACGGCAACAGCGCACAGCCGTTCCTGCTGGCGGTGGTCGTGCCGAATCGGGATTTCGTCGAGCCCGGGAACTGCAAGAACGAGATCTCTGCCGCACTCCGGCGGGTAGCCGCGGACAACGCGCTCGCTTTCTATGAAATCCCTCGGGATTTCCTCGTCGAGCCGCAGGATTTCACCCGAACGAACGGACTGCTGTCGAGTTCGGGAAAGCTGCTGCGCCCGGCCCTGAAGGAACAGTACGGGAAGCGTCTCGAATCTTTGTACAGCGAGCTGTGA
- a CDS encoding prenyltransferase/squalene oxidase repeat-containing protein → MGEKSELTVGSTVWENIAWPGIVHLATQLSGGPTELNDTLRVPRELGLRSDTEEQQGDLFQRALIVDVLTECADLLGDQAKPLIDGELDYLLNRRRGDGRGWNYFPDLPEFPPDADTLSCITIALSQAGQRADVEKYCVPALEFALDNCVGPNGLVRTWLVPDFERKADGRLPEPWTNCLWEDSGDADVFPSLLFALHLSDPERFAGPIARGIDHLEQVQRPDGGWASPFYCGRFFAIYVGLRLLSAVRPDSPAVLSAVNLLRSTQHPDGGWGRRSSGSEPLSTALALLALATVPDLLNSEDLERSARAADYLAGSRGADRLWPAGSLYWILDEVGKPPTMTPFASSTLTAAFVVKASSAWRRIDSRPSA, encoded by the coding sequence GACACGCTGCGAGTACCGCGCGAACTCGGTCTTCGATCGGATACCGAAGAACAGCAGGGTGACCTGTTCCAGCGCGCGCTCATCGTCGACGTATTGACCGAGTGCGCCGACCTTCTCGGCGACCAGGCGAAACCGCTGATCGACGGCGAACTCGACTATCTGCTGAATCGTCGACGCGGTGACGGGCGCGGCTGGAACTACTTCCCCGACCTGCCGGAATTCCCGCCGGACGCCGACACGCTGTCCTGCATCACCATCGCCCTGTCGCAGGCCGGCCAGCGCGCCGATGTCGAGAAGTATTGCGTCCCTGCCCTGGAATTCGCGCTGGACAACTGTGTCGGGCCGAACGGTCTGGTCCGCACCTGGTTGGTGCCCGACTTCGAACGGAAGGCCGACGGTCGCCTTCCCGAACCGTGGACGAATTGCCTGTGGGAGGACTCCGGTGACGCCGATGTGTTCCCCAGCCTGCTGTTCGCCCTGCACCTGAGCGATCCGGAGCGGTTCGCCGGACCGATAGCGCGCGGAATCGACCACCTCGAACAGGTCCAGCGGCCCGACGGAGGCTGGGCGAGCCCGTTCTACTGCGGCCGGTTCTTCGCCATCTACGTGGGCCTGCGGCTGCTGTCGGCGGTGCGGCCGGATTCGCCGGCAGTGCTGTCGGCGGTGAATCTGTTGCGAAGCACCCAGCATCCGGATGGTGGCTGGGGCCGCCGCTCCTCGGGGAGCGAGCCGCTGAGCACGGCGCTGGCGTTGCTGGCCCTGGCCACCGTCCCCGACCTGCTGAACAGCGAAGATCTCGAGCGGTCCGCCCGGGCGGCCGACTACCTCGCCGGTTCTCGCGGAGCGGATCGGCTGTGGCCGGCCGGTTCGCTGTACTGGATCCTGGACGAGGTCGGTAAACCGCCGACCATGACTCCCTTCGCGAGTTCCACCTTGACCGCGGCGTTCGTGGTGAAGGCGAGCTCGGCGTGGCGCCGGATCGACTCCCGCCCCTCTGCGTGA
- a CDS encoding UbiA family prenyltransferase, which yields MAPDRLPPLCVIGVGTHLTAHWETWRPYTLAYPVMLALAGVGSTGSDDVGWNVVMSCVGLSAGWLGAHYLGDLLDRDLDAIAKPHRPIPSGRLTPTAAAVSAMVCFGLLVGIGIAIDWRTIPVSAAIIVGIAGYSARFKARGFSGNAVRGSLGAFGLLYGAMAVSSWATWTLLVSAFVFCCHDISSNLVGTLRDAEGDRAGGYDTVAAVRGTTFTVALARSLYAAAIVAAAAVPWLLAKNNGAYVVSLVVSAVLGWYAFRLLSRSDRPQRIQALRAHAILNIERLVLTAGFATYAVDLGAVVPVLLVSILSAVVLHRLMREKHEFGAKHPARAKTSTGPG from the coding sequence GTGGCGCCGGATCGACTCCCGCCCCTCTGCGTGATCGGTGTGGGCACCCACCTGACCGCGCACTGGGAAACATGGCGGCCCTACACGCTGGCTTATCCGGTGATGCTCGCGCTGGCCGGGGTCGGTTCGACGGGTTCTGACGATGTCGGCTGGAATGTCGTGATGTCGTGCGTCGGGCTGTCCGCCGGCTGGCTCGGCGCGCACTATCTCGGGGATCTGCTCGATCGCGACCTCGATGCGATCGCTAAGCCGCACCGACCGATACCCTCCGGACGGCTGACACCCACCGCGGCCGCGGTATCCGCGATGGTGTGTTTCGGTCTGCTCGTCGGGATCGGTATCGCGATCGATTGGCGTACGATTCCGGTCTCCGCGGCGATCATCGTGGGAATCGCGGGCTACAGCGCGAGATTCAAGGCGCGGGGATTCTCGGGTAACGCTGTGCGCGGCTCACTGGGAGCTTTCGGATTGCTCTACGGTGCGATGGCCGTGTCCTCCTGGGCGACATGGACTCTGCTGGTGTCGGCGTTCGTATTCTGCTGCCACGACATCAGTTCCAACCTCGTCGGCACCCTGCGCGACGCGGAGGGCGATCGAGCGGGCGGTTACGATACCGTCGCCGCGGTGCGCGGGACGACATTCACTGTCGCGCTTGCCCGTTCCCTGTACGCCGCGGCGATTGTCGCGGCGGCGGCCGTACCGTGGTTGCTGGCGAAGAACAACGGCGCGTACGTCGTGTCGCTGGTCGTTTCCGCGGTGCTCGGCTGGTACGCCTTCCGCCTGCTGAGTCGTTCCGATCGCCCGCAGCGAATTCAGGCATTGCGAGCGCACGCGATTCTCAATATCGAGCGGCTCGTGCTGACCGCGGGCTTCGCGACCTATGCGGTCGATCTGGGCGCGGTGGTGCCGGTACTGCTCGTTTCGATTCTGTCCGCTGTGGTCCTGCATCGCCTCATGCGGGAAAAGCACGAATTCGGCGCGAAGCACCCGGCGCGGGCGAAGACCTCTACCGGTCCGGGCTGA